A region of Vigna radiata var. radiata cultivar VC1973A chromosome 6, Vradiata_ver6, whole genome shotgun sequence DNA encodes the following proteins:
- the LOC106763722 gene encoding uncharacterized protein LOC106763722 has translation MERRQNSLPTEWMTLAAAARKGLTIGVAFPVEGDGPAGFGSASHVFKLKPPQGLHQGALVVRPMAHHRDRLGVEEAMPCNSEDSSLTFCLIQAWNSEACSLAHTQKILSCSTIDNTLLHIQAFSNRSIINMGRGLSLLIALFHREAGDISCMQ, from the exons ATGGAGAGAAGACAGAACTCACTGCCTACCGAATGGATGACCCTTGCAGCGGCGGCAAGAAAGGGTCTCACAATAGGGGTCGCATTTCCTGTGGAGGGTGATGGACCTGCGGGTTTTGGTTCCGCCTCCCACGTATTTAAATTGAAACCCCCTCAGGGTCTTCACCAAGGCGCTCTTGTCGTCCGTCCGATGGCCCACCACCGGGACCGCTTGGGCGTCGAAGAAG CCATGCCATGCAACAGTGAAGATTCCAGCCTGACCTTCTGCTTGATTCAGGCATGGAATAGTGAAGCTTGCAGCCTTGCACACACACAAAAGATTCTTTCCTGCAGCACCATTGACAATACACTGCTACATATCCAAGCTTTTTCAAACCGAAGCATTATTAATATGGGGCGTGGTCTGTCTTTGCTTATTGCGTTGTTTCACCGAGAAGCAGGAGACATCTCGTGCATGCAGTGA
- the LOC106763723 gene encoding putative nuclease HARBI1: MEEGLNLSYLDGQHIDDDVVGVDFKIVAMLHEHVQITNSMAAVTMLCIVSYALNILNMFSSDPSSVSNFLADKDRRRQQLMSYLVHTTRCRDIIRMGXAAFINLCERLRATGLVKDAIRSTVEEQVAQFLHIIGHNVKNRSVAFFFHXSGATVSKHFHNVLDAIITLESEFLTQPSGDEVHPYVLNNNRFYPYFKNCLGAIDGTHVRVRVPREDAPRFRGRKDWPTQNVFAACDFDMKFTYVLAGWEGTASDSRILKNALDRDDPLVIPQGKYYLGDAGFMLKSTILTPYRGVRYHLKEFTRRGPQNARELFNXRHSSLRNVIERTFGVLKKRFPIIASGTEPHYGLETMTDIILACCILHNFIRGVDRDDPLLNEVDNELNEREEQNVSSSQVRDDDNRVGSTIRDRXXDEMWRDYQNSYLL, from the exons ATGGAAGAAGGATTAAACTTGTCATACTTGGACGGTCAACATATAGATGATGATGTGGTTGGCGTTGACTTTAAAATAGTCGCAATGTTACATGAACACGTACAAATAACCAACTCCATGGCTGCAGTAACAATGTTATGCATTGTTTCTTATGCCTTGAACATATTGAATATGTTTTCGAGTGATCCAAGTAGTGTTAGCAATTTCCTTGCCGACAAAGACCGTCGCAGACAACAGTTAATGTCGTACCTGGTGCATACTACTCGATGTCGTGACATTATTCGAATGGGTCNAGCGGCATTCATTAATCTTTGTGAGAGATTAAGAGCAACTGGGTTAGTTAAAGACGCCATTCGCTCCACAGTGGAGGAACAAGTagctcaatttcttcatataattggACATAATGTTAAGAATAGGAGTGTCGCATTTTTCTTCCATCNATCGGGAGCGACGGTAAGCAAACACTTTCACAATGTGTTGGATGCTATTATAACTCTAGAATCAGAATTTTTAACTCAGCCATCAGGAGATGAGGTTCATCCATATGTGTTGAACAACAATCGGTTTTATCCTTACTTCAAG aaTTGCTTAGGGGCGATAGATGGTACTCATGTTCGTGTAAGGGTGCCAAGAGAAGATGCTCCGAGATTTCGTGGTAGAAAAGATTGGCCAACTCAAAATGTGTTTGCGGCATGTGACTTTGATATGAAGTTCACATACGTTCTAGCTGGGTGGGAAGGCACAGCATCTGATTCTAGAATCTTAAAAAATGCTCTTGATCGAGATGATCCGTTGGTCATCCCCCAAG GAAAATACTATCTCGGTGACGCTGGGTTTATGCTGAAAAGTACGATTTTGACACCATATAGAGGCGTTAGATATCACCTTAAAGAATTTACACGCAGAGGACCACAAAATGCACGTGAGCTTTTTAACNATCGACATTCATCACTGAGAAATGTCATTGAAAGAACATTTGGTGTCTTGAAGAAACGGTTCCCTATCATTGCAAGTGGCACTGAACCACATTATGGATTGGAGACGATGACGGATATTATTTTAGCTTGTTGTATCCTACACAACTTCATCCGTGGAGTTGATAGGGATGACCCATTGCTTAATGAGGTTGATAATGAGTTGAATGAAAGGGAAGAGCAGAATGTGTCATCCTCTCAAGTTCGTGATGATGACAATAGGGTTGGTAGTACTATTAGGGATCGCATNNCAGATGAAATGTGGCGAGATTATCAAAATTCATACTTATTgtaa
- the LOC106763724 gene encoding uncharacterized protein LOC106763724, which produces MQLDFLHFSISNRFIMDRGKSAAIESSGGMREFCKWTEDMDARLLHSMIEENRLGNRVDGSWTTQAYNNMVQYLHNSGYVHVTKTNVKNRQKVLKDKWREVHDLFGSLSGFAWNSTMRFEAEDEVWDDLIQTRPTAXKWRVTSIKNYDLMVELWAADRATWRGVRTARLRHRDRVAPRVSVDLNENIDYIPEQPDWTGYRDPTPPSPPPSVDEYSPWNTQSVPSVPSDGTSSSGRSKRKAPMVDAIESHLERMSTNLEGFTXAVNSSNVHFGVISNAAVDQVATMKERNEILRSQTEVLRSQTEVLRRTQNYTYTEXDIYEMXCGMHIPDESYXEQCYDFLCGNQSCVKRLMGLPPHKRWNKLCQMISGGDC; this is translated from the exons ATGCAACTTGATTTCTTACACTTTTCTATATCAAATAGGTTTATCATGGATAGGGGTAAGAGTGCTGCAATTGAGTCCTCCGGTGGCATGAGAGAGTTTTGCAAATGGACAGAGGACATGGATGCAAGGCTATTGCATTCAATGATTGAGGAAAATCGTTTGGGTAACAGAGTTGATGGCAGCTGGACCACGCAAGCGTATAATAATATGGTTCAATACCTTCATAACTCAGGTTATGTTCATGTTACTAAAACTAACGTAAAAAATCGGCAAAAGGTATTGAAAGACAAATGGCGTGAGGTTCATGACCTGTTTGGATCATTGAGTGGTTTTGCTTGGAACTCCACTATGAGGTTCGAGGCTGAAGATGAAGTCTGGGATGACCTCATTCAG ACGAGGCCAACTGCANCAAAGTGGAGAGTGACatccataaaaaattatgatttgatGGTGGAGTTATGGGCAGCTGATAGAGCGACTTGGAGGGGTGTTCGCACGGCTCGTCTAAGACATCGTGATCGGGTTGCCCCTCGTGTCAGTGTTGATTTAAACGAGAACATAGATTACATTCCTGAACAGCCTGACTGGACGGGTTATAGAGACCCAACACCGCCATCGCCTCCTCCATCGGTAGATGAATATAGTCCATGGAACACTCAGTCCGTGCCTTCCGTTCCATCTGATGGAACATCATCCTCTGGACGGTCAAAGAGAAAGGCACCTATGGTCGATGCAATTGAATCCCATTTGGAAAGGATGTCGACCAATCTGGAGGGTTTCACGNCTGCCGTTAACTCTTCAAATGTGCATTTTGGGGTCATTTCTAATGCAGCCGTAGATCAAGTCGCGACAatgaaagaaaggaatgaaatatTACGTTCCCAAACTGAGGTTCTTCGTTCCCAAACCGAGGTTCTTCGTCGGACGCAGAACTACACATACACTGAANCTGACATTTATGAAATGNTGTGTGGAATGCACATACCTGATGAGTCTTATNTGGAGCAATGCTACGACTTCTTATGTGGAAACCAGTCATGTGTGAAGAGGCTGATGGGGCTTCCACCCCATAAGCGGTGGAATAAATTGTGTCAGATGATATCGGGAGGAGACTGTTAG